The segment ATTAAAGACCGTATAGCTGATGCCCTGTTTCAGATGGTCCTTTTGCGCCCCGATGAATTTGATGTGATCGTGACTCCAAATTTAAATGGCGACTATATCTCCGATGCACTGGCAGCCCAGGTTGGTGGCCTTGGGATGGCACCCGGTGCAAATATTGGCGATGACGCTGCAGTGTTTGAAGCAACCCATGGCACTGCACCAAAGTATGCCAATCAGGATAAGGTTAATCCAGGCTCGCTCATTCTTTCAGGAGAGATGATGCTTCGCTTTATGGGCTGGAAGGAAGCTGCAGATTTAATCATCAAAGGCCTTGAGAAAACCATACAGCAAAAGCGCGTAACCTATGATTTGGAACGGCAAATGGAAGGCGCTACATTGTTAAAGTGTTCTGAATTTGGTCAGGCTGTTGCTGATAATATGTAAAACAATATATTCCAAAGGATACCATAATGGCAATTCCCACATCACGTGGTGATGCACAAACTCGCGTTTCTATTGATGCAAATAAATGCAATGGATGCGCCTTATGTGTCACAGCCTGCCCTGATAAAAATATAATTATTGCAAACAAAAAAGCTACGTTTGCACTAAATCCTTACTTCGGCTGCATTGGATGCGGACACTGTATGGCTATCTGCCCAAGAGTAGCTATTGCAGTAAGTGGCAGGGCGATAGCTCCTGAGGATGTGTTCCCAATTAAAGGTATTAACAAGGCTGCACCCTATCCACAGTTACTATCGCTTATGCAAAAACGAAGGAGCATACGCCTGTTTAAGAACACTCCTGTAAGCAAAGACATCATTAA is part of the Spirochaetota bacterium genome and harbors:
- a CDS encoding 4Fe-4S dicluster domain-containing protein, whose product is MAIPTSRGDAQTRVSIDANKCNGCALCVTACPDKNIIIANKKATFALNPYFGCIGCGHCMAICPRVAIAVSGRAIAPEDVFPIKGINKAAPYPQLLSLMQKRRSIRLFKNTPVSKDIINKIVDAAQTAPMGIPPSEVNIIVWDNRDDVLLQHTRC